From Sporosarcina sp. FSL W7-1349, a single genomic window includes:
- a CDS encoding TRAP transporter small permease, with the protein MLERVSYWIDSASRVFLIIFLVSMTAVLATQVVLRYFFQLGIIWSDELARFLMIALVYIGASSAVRDNSHITVSVFEDKFPTLRKWFAPIQWIMIFIYSLFLIKFGWDTLKVVEAQSSANMGISMAWIYAVIPLSGLLTIIHLVGRLGKKKVKQKEGF; encoded by the coding sequence ATGTTGGAAAGAGTTAGTTACTGGATTGATTCAGCATCTCGAGTATTTCTTATAATCTTTTTAGTCTCAATGACAGCCGTGTTGGCAACGCAAGTAGTATTACGTTATTTTTTTCAATTAGGTATTATCTGGTCCGATGAACTTGCCAGGTTTCTGATGATTGCTCTCGTATACATCGGCGCTTCCTCGGCTGTACGTGATAACAGTCATATTACGGTTTCAGTATTCGAAGATAAGTTTCCGACATTACGAAAATGGTTTGCTCCCATCCAGTGGATTATGATCTTTATTTATAGCCTATTTTTAATTAAATTTGGTTGGGACACTCTGAAAGTTGTGGAAGCTCAGAGTTCCGCAAATATGGGGATTTCCATGGCCTGGATTTATGCGGTGATTCCCCTATCGGGATTGTTAACGATCATTCATTTGGTAGGGAGATTAGGTAAGAAGAAGGTTAAACAGAAGGAGGGGTTCTGA
- a CDS encoding malate dehydrogenase, with product MKISIIGGAGTLGSATAFRLGQNEQVQEICLLDINDMLVTNHIMDFQNTYPEKKIYKGNYEDLAESQIIIITAGVPNRNDVTSRNEFLEGNISLFREFGKQIKRYCESAFILTVSNPVDALNYFLYREFKFKKSQLLGYTLNDSRRFEHSIRTIMKIDSAEKVFSPVIGEHGRTQVPLFSQVRINDEKVSINSQVQQAVREKVSNWFTEFNSLNIDRTTGWATAAGIGKIVDGITNNEKMKTIGSAILDGEYGIFEISMGVPVVVDQNGTVSIPEWQLTNEEKLALQWSADTIKQIIHPFVSS from the coding sequence ATGAAAATATCTATTATTGGCGGCGCAGGCACATTAGGCTCGGCAACCGCTTTTCGACTAGGACAAAATGAACAAGTGCAAGAAATATGCCTACTAGATATAAATGATATGTTAGTCACTAATCATATTATGGATTTTCAAAACACCTATCCTGAAAAAAAGATTTATAAAGGGAATTATGAGGATCTGGCAGAATCACAAATTATAATAATTACTGCAGGAGTACCCAATCGAAATGATGTTACTTCGAGAAACGAATTTTTAGAGGGAAACATTTCGTTATTTCGTGAATTCGGTAAACAGATTAAACGATACTGTGAAAGCGCTTTCATACTGACGGTATCCAATCCAGTGGATGCTCTTAACTATTTTTTGTATCGCGAATTTAAATTCAAAAAAAGTCAATTGCTTGGTTATACGTTGAATGATTCACGAAGGTTTGAACATTCTATTCGGACTATCATGAAAATCGATAGTGCTGAAAAAGTGTTTAGCCCTGTTATCGGAGAACATGGAAGAACCCAAGTTCCGCTTTTTAGTCAAGTTCGAATAAATGATGAAAAAGTATCGATAAATTCTCAAGTGCAGCAGGCTGTTCGAGAAAAGGTAAGCAATTGGTTCACCGAATTTAATAGTCTGAATATTGACCGAACTACAGGTTGGGCCACTGCTGCCGGTATTGGAAAAATTGTAGACGGCATTACAAACAATGAAAAGATGAAGACGATAGGGTCTGCAATTCTAGATGGAGAATATGGGATTTTCGAAATAAGCATGGGAGTCCCGGTTGTCGTTGATCAAAATGGTACCGTCTCTATTCCAGAGTGGCAATTGACAAATGAGGAAAAGCTTGCTCTTCAATGGTCAGCGGATACGATTAAACAGATAATCCACCCGTTTGTATCTAGTTAA
- a CDS encoding TRAP transporter large permease gives MVVLFFALTIILFLLGVPMAITIGLSSIIYVLLADITPMIVVQRLFTGADVSALMAIPFFILAGNLMLTGGLAQRILDLANSLVGKITGGLALVTILGCMFFAAISGSAIATAAALGTLMIPAMEKKGYGRGFATAIVSNASPMGVIIPPSVSLIIYGSLSGSSIKDLYIVGVPAGLIVGLSLLIVVYVISKKRGYKGNDEAFEFSTFLNALRRSLWALGTPVILLGGVFLGVVTPTESGVVAVIYAVIVGLFIYRELKIKDLIGIILDSARSTAVIMFIVANAALFAYVLAYENIPTMIVTSVMSLSENPIIILLLINIILLFFGAFMDTMAILVIVVPMFLPVIIALGIDPVLFGIIVVVNTAIGMATPPFGATLLIASNIGKHPLMSVARESGWLLLALIIALFIITYIPIVVMFPLWGF, from the coding sequence ATGGTTGTATTGTTTTTTGCTTTGACGATTATTTTATTTTTGCTTGGCGTCCCAATGGCGATCACCATCGGACTTTCTTCTATTATTTACGTTCTGCTTGCAGATATTACCCCTATGATTGTGGTCCAGCGACTTTTCACAGGAGCCGATGTTTCGGCATTAATGGCCATACCATTCTTTATACTGGCTGGAAACTTAATGCTTACAGGAGGATTGGCACAAAGGATATTAGATCTGGCCAATTCGTTAGTTGGTAAAATTACTGGTGGTCTAGCTTTAGTGACAATCTTGGGGTGTATGTTTTTTGCAGCTATTTCCGGCAGTGCGATCGCTACCGCAGCTGCACTTGGCACGCTAATGATACCGGCAATGGAAAAAAAAGGATATGGTCGAGGATTTGCAACAGCTATAGTTTCGAATGCAAGTCCGATGGGAGTTATCATTCCACCAAGCGTGTCATTAATAATTTATGGAAGTTTGTCGGGTTCCTCTATCAAGGATTTGTATATTGTGGGAGTTCCGGCTGGCCTAATTGTGGGATTGTCTCTTTTAATAGTTGTCTATGTGATTTCAAAGAAGCGTGGATATAAAGGGAATGACGAAGCCTTTGAATTTTCAACGTTTCTAAATGCTTTACGCCGTTCTTTATGGGCGCTAGGAACCCCGGTTATATTACTTGGCGGTGTCTTTTTAGGGGTAGTGACGCCGACAGAATCAGGGGTTGTCGCTGTCATTTACGCCGTTATTGTCGGTCTATTTATTTACCGAGAATTAAAGATAAAAGACCTCATCGGAATTATTCTAGATTCTGCAAGATCGACAGCAGTCATTATGTTCATCGTTGCCAATGCGGCTCTCTTTGCATATGTTTTGGCATATGAAAATATCCCGACCATGATAGTGACGAGTGTAATGTCCCTCTCCGAGAATCCAATTATAATTTTATTATTAATCAATATCATTCTATTATTCTTTGGTGCTTTTATGGACACCATGGCAATCTTGGTTATTGTAGTACCAATGTTCTTGCCAGTAATTATTGCCCTTGGGATAGACCCAGTCTTATTTGGAATTATTGTGGTAGTAAATACAGCGATTGGAATGGCGACACCACCATTTGGAGCTACATTGTTAATTGCATCTAATATTGGGAAACATCCGCTGATGTCCGTGGCTCGAGAATCAGGGTGGCTGTTACTTGCCTTAATTATCGCTTTGTTTATCATTACATATATTCCCATTGTAGTAATGTTCCCTCTTTGGGGTTTTTAA
- a CDS encoding TRAP transporter substrate-binding protein codes for MSKKMLFAFLVIMSLMVLTACGGYSKDDGSTASAEGEADTAVNDSATSAETGNATGNATYKLRLGHQSPEATNIHEYAVLFKNLLEEKTDGEVQVDIFPFRQLGTDRELLEAMQFGTLDFGVINGPPISGFAPETAVVDLPFLFRNWTHVKGFLDSDVRDDYLELTESANLKNMGIMARGFRHITNSKKPLETTEDVKGMTIRVIESPVYVNAYKELGASPQSMNWGDAYTALEQKAIDAQENTMDIIHDENVAEVQDYVSKTGINFVFSFIMASKMEFDKWPEHIQEAVLEAAYEAGQEMTELNEHNESEFEEKLKAKGMEINDFDRNQFEGKFEKTYEAWNKVHGDNLLKKIQEIQ; via the coding sequence ATGTCTAAGAAAATGTTGTTTGCTTTTCTCGTAATCATGTCACTAATGGTATTAACAGCATGCGGAGGGTATTCAAAAGACGACGGTAGTACGGCATCTGCGGAAGGGGAAGCTGATACGGCTGTAAATGATTCGGCTACAAGTGCCGAGACAGGTAATGCTACAGGTAATGCTACTTATAAGTTACGTCTTGGGCACCAGTCACCTGAAGCAACGAATATTCATGAATATGCCGTACTCTTTAAAAACTTGTTAGAAGAAAAAACGGATGGTGAAGTCCAAGTTGATATTTTCCCGTTCAGACAACTTGGAACAGATCGGGAACTTCTTGAGGCTATGCAGTTTGGTACTTTGGATTTCGGGGTAATTAATGGACCTCCCATTTCAGGTTTTGCACCCGAAACAGCTGTAGTTGACTTGCCATTTTTGTTCCGCAATTGGACTCATGTGAAAGGATTTCTAGATTCAGATGTAAGGGATGATTATTTAGAATTAACAGAATCCGCCAATTTGAAAAACATGGGAATTATGGCACGTGGTTTCCGGCATATTACAAACTCCAAAAAACCACTTGAAACAACTGAAGATGTAAAAGGAATGACGATTCGGGTAATCGAGAGTCCTGTCTATGTAAATGCTTATAAAGAGTTAGGTGCTAGTCCACAAAGTATGAACTGGGGAGACGCTTATACAGCGCTCGAACAAAAAGCGATAGATGCGCAAGAGAACACAATGGATATAATCCATGACGAAAATGTAGCAGAAGTCCAAGATTATGTATCCAAAACAGGTATAAACTTTGTATTCAGCTTCATCATGGCGAGTAAGATGGAATTCGATAAGTGGCCTGAACATATCCAGGAAGCCGTTTTGGAAGCTGCTTATGAGGCAGGGCAAGAAATGACAGAGCTAAACGAACATAATGAGAGTGAGTTCGAGGAGAAGTTGAAAGCAAAAGGAATGGAGATCAACGATTTTGATCGTAACCAGTTTGAAGGGAAATTTGAGAAAACATATGAAGCGTGGAATAAGGTACATGGTGATAATTTACTGAAGAAAATTCAAGAGATTCAATAA